In Methanobacterium sp., one genomic interval encodes:
- a CDS encoding F420-dependent methylenetetrahydromethanopterin dehydrogenase: protein MVVKIGVIKCGNIGTSPVLDLVLDERADRPNIDVRGVSSGAKMNPEQIEEVVPKIMDYDPDFVIFISPNPGAPGPAKARELLSGMDVPALIIGDAPGMGKREEMDEQELGYIVVLGDPMIGARREFLDPTEMASFNADVIKVLAATGAYRVVQETIDGMIAAAEAGDAIELPKVVIDAAKATETAGFASPYAKAKAMAAYEMAAKVGDIDLKGCFMVKEMEKYVPIVASAHELIATAAKLATEAREIEKANDTVLRKPHGPQGQTMSKTVLVSKPE, encoded by the coding sequence ATGGTTGTAAAAATAGGAGTTATTAAATGCGGTAACATAGGTACCTCTCCAGTTCTTGACTTAGTCTTAGACGAGAGGGCCGACAGGCCTAACATAGATGTTAGAGGAGTCAGTTCTGGAGCAAAGATGAACCCAGAACAGATTGAAGAAGTTGTACCAAAAATAATGGATTACGACCCTGATTTCGTAATATTCATCAGCCCAAACCCAGGTGCTCCTGGACCAGCTAAGGCCCGAGAACTATTATCTGGAATGGACGTCCCAGCATTAATCATTGGTGACGCTCCTGGAATGGGTAAAAGGGAAGAAATGGATGAACAAGAATTAGGATACATCGTAGTTCTGGGCGACCCAATGATCGGAGCTCGAAGAGAATTCCTGGACCCAACTGAAATGGCCTCATTCAACGCCGATGTAATAAAAGTACTAGCCGCCACCGGTGCTTACCGAGTGGTACAGGAAACCATCGACGGAATGATCGCTGCAGCTGAAGCAGGAGACGCAATTGAACTACCAAAAGTAGTCATCGACGCTGCTAAAGCCACAGAAACCGCCGGATTCGCCAGCCCCTACGCCAAAGCAAAAGCAATGGCTGCTTATGAAATGGCTGCTAAAGTGGGTGACATTGACCTCAAAGGCTGTTTCATGGTTAAAGAAATGGAAAAATACGTACCAATCGTGGCTTCAGCCCACGAACTCATTGCTACAGCTGCCAAACTGGCCACTGAAGCACGTGAGATTGAAAAAGCTAACGACACCGTTCTACGTAAACCACACGGTCCTCAGGGCCAGACAATGTCCAAAACCGTGTTAGTTTCCAAACCAGAATAA